In Helianthus annuus cultivar XRQ/B chromosome 3, HanXRQr2.0-SUNRISE, whole genome shotgun sequence, a single window of DNA contains:
- the LOC110931630 gene encoding uncharacterized protein LOC110931630 produces the protein MDDRPKIDDSVLRDRGKPSFQYKGLTSRVVNIDGNPVLPRRGSVQLPHPVDKNFNVIDELVKITVPVSQSEYDAAWSKSDGGVNLDGQPPKGSSAKPMSYADTVAANSVKKVNFRSLASSEKYDGCDVVLPRESVRSMQDKMANTLYGYFLGDRVAFPVVDYFVRTNWKKYGLLKTMMNANGFFFFKFNDEVGMSNVLKDGPWIIRLQPLFLDNWTPTTKLEKKEVKKVQVWVKIHEVPLAAYTEDGLSLIATTIGDPKMLDSFTTSMCMESWGRSSYARALIEISADNDLREEISMAIPEPEGEGFIKETMFVEYEWNPHRCAKCCVFGHATDVCPKQPRRPGKAIQENQNWNAQKNRPAKKGPIVDQDGYTGVYGKKAAKKVGIPVNKQKSKFEYRPVGSKPKGDTNKTSSATDVRSTNPFDVLNEVEDGAGTSNTKAGVNNDESDEDEVIENDYDMDGFLKEGTLNIKSEGASTPSPIVNDESHVDVGNLGKVCKSVFRSWEWTSNGGCCHKGTRIIVGWNPAIFDVMILSQSPQVMHLQLVFKLDKRMIFCSFIYAANYYVSRKELWHNLSVHKALVNDKPWCIMGDFNSALNIEDNSMGTSSISIGMRDIQECVDNIEVVDINRMGIHFTWTQKPKNGVGLLKKLDRVMGNTAFIADFPNSVAMFKPYRLSDHCPCILSFPDAGMLKPRSFKFANFLVFKPEFSDIVKDKWETSVNGVHQFRVVKKLRLLKHPLRSLLFKQGNLHKKVEKLRVELDSIQLLIDRDPANADLRVSETSISRQLQEASLDEERFLKQKSKVDWLSAGDMNSAFFHSSLKIRNHVSRIEVIKDSAGNLFEGDNVYKPFVQHYENFFGSQGDISLTPAPDLFSKVLAPQVATHMIRQVTAEEVKKAMFSIGIDKAPGPDGYTAAFFKSAWPIVGNDITCAIVDFFETGNLLRELNHTNIVLIPKIPTPSAVIDYRPIACCNVLYKCISKIVADRIKNALNDIVSINQSAFVPGRRISDNIMLTQELMHNYHRHSGPPRCAFKVDIQKAYDTVDWGFLRNALLGFGFHRKMVDWITVCVSTASFSICVNGSGHGFFKGKRWLRHGDPVSPYLFTLVMEVLTSILHHAVRIDSSFKFHNKCEKQQIINLCFADDLFLFARGEVNSARCIMTSLSKFTKMSGLVPSNQKSTIFFCNVSNHVKEAILELMPFVEGKFPVRYLGVPLISSRLGYNDCRVLVERLEKRITHWRNKLLSFAGRLQLIVSVLSSMHIYWSSVFMLPARIINELEACMRNFLWSQESSFSKGKSKVSWKAVCTPKYEGGLGIRRIGDMNKALMFNHIWSIVSKWDSLWVEWVYSYRLKGKSFWVCKTPSNCCPLGNFISPRNISDADFTLDDTVANIYSHGSWSWPMAWRDLFPVLIQLDQLHLNPTKPDRLLWRDGTDKFDFSSSGVWHSIRHKDPEVNWCNIVWFSQCIPRHAFMMWLVMKGKLLTQDKILNWELSRRKNMNMMCCLLCYKNFDSHAHLFFECEYSSQVWLIIRNKVGMSTVRPIWADIVDWLLARARSKAAGFFVAKILVAAALCFVWQERNARLFKNQLRPPEKIGEIILSTVRYKLMGAKLKSTTRVRRLLEDWEIHKGNVDDDGG, from the exons ATGGATGATCGTCCTAAAATTGatgattctgttcttcgtgatcgAGGTAAGCCGTCGTTTCAGTATAAGGGTTTGACAAGTCGAGTGGTCAATATTGATGGTAATCCGGTCTTACCTAGAAGGGGTTCTGTGCAATTGCCGCATCCAGTGGATAAAAATTTTAATGTAATTGATGAACTTGTTAAGATCACTGTTCCGGTTTCTCAATCGGAATATGATGCTGCTTGGTCTAAATCTGATGGGGGTGTTAATCTGGATGGTCAGCCGCCTAAGGGATCTAGTGCCAAACCTATGTCTTATGCAGATACGGTAGCTGCTAATTCTGTGAAGAAAGTTAATTTTCGGTCACTTGCCAGTTCCGAGAAGTATGATGGTTGTGATGTTGTCCTTCCAAGGGAATCAGTTCGTTCTATGCAAGATAAGATGGCTAACACTCTTTATGGGTATTTCTTAGGTGATCGGGTTGCTTTCCCAGTGGTTGATTATTTTGTGCGCACAAATTGGAAAAAATATGGGTTACTTAAAACTATGATGAACGCGAatggttttttctttttcaagtttaatgatGAAGTGGGTATGTCGAACGTCCTTAAGGATGGACCATGGATAATCAGATTGCAACCTTTATTTCTTGATAACTGGACGCCAACTACTAAGCTTGAAAAGAAGGAGGTCAAGAAAGTTCAAGTATGGGTCAAAATCCACGAAGTTCCTTTAGCAGCTTATACGGAGGATGGCTTGAGCTTGATTGCAACAACTATCGGGGATCCAAAAATGCTTGACTCGTTTACCACATCTATGTGCATGGAATCCTGGGGCCGTAGTAGCTATGCTAGAGCTCTGATTGAGATATCAGCAGATAATGACCTCCGGGAAGAAATTTCAATGGCAATACCAGAACCTGAAGGGGAGGGTTTTATTAAAGAGACCATGTTTGTGGAATATGAGTGGAATCCGCATCGGTGTGCTAAGTGTTGTGTCTTCGGTCATGCGACTGATGTTTGTCCTAAACAGCCGAGGAGACCGGGTAAAGCTATCCAGGAAAACCAAAATTGGAATGCTCAAAAGAATCGTCCAGCTAAGAAGGGGCCAATTGTGGACCAGGATGGGTACACAGGTGTTTACGGCAAGAAAGCGGCGAAGAAAGTGGGTATACCCGTGAATAAACAAAAATCAAAGTTCGAATATCGGCCGGTAGGTTCAAAGCCGAAGGGGGACACCAATAAAACATCGAGTGCTACGGATGTAAGGTCGACTAATCCTTTTGATGTTCTTAACGAAGTGGAAGATGGTGCAGGAACTAGTAACACAAAGGCGGGGGTAAACAATGATGAGTCCGATGAAGATGAGGTTATTGAAAATGATTATGATATGGACGGGTTTTTAAAGGAGGGTACTCTTAATATTAAAAGtgaaggggcaagcactccttctccGATAGTTAATGATG AATCTCATGTGGATGTTGGTAATTTGGGTAAGGTGTGTAAGTCAGTCTTTCGTTCGTGGGAGTGGACTTCTAACGGTGGTTGTTGTCACAAAGGCACGAGAATTATTGTTGGATGGAACCCGGCTATCTTTGATGTGATGATTTTGTCTCAATCTCCTCAGGTTATGCATCTTCAGCTTGTGTTTAAATTGGATAAAAGAAtgattttttgttcttttatttatGCTGCTAATTATTATGTTTCCCGTAAAGAGTTGTGGCATAATCTCTCAGTGCATAAAGCCCTTGTTAATGATAAACCTTGGTGCATTATGGGTGATTTTAACTCGGCTCTCAACATTGAAGATAATTCTATGGGAACGTCATCGATTTCTATTGGTATGAGAGATATTCAGGAATGTGTGGATAATATTGAGGTTGTAGATATCAACCGAATGGGGATCCATTTTACATGGACTCAAAAACCAAAAAATGGGGTAGGGTTACTAAAGAAACTTGATCGAGTGATGGGTAATACAGCTTTTATAGCTGATTTTCCTAATTCGGTTGCCATGTTTAAGCCGTATAGGCTATCGGATCACTGCCCGTGCATTCTTTCGTTCCCGGATGCTGGTATGTTGAAGCCTAGGTCCTTCAAGTTTGCTAATTTCCTGGTTTTCAAACCTGAGTTTTCGGATATTGTTAAAGATAAATGGGAGACGTCTGTTAATGGTGTTCATCAATTTAGGGTGGTAAAAAAACTCCGGTTACTGAAACACCCGTTGCGCTCCTTGCTTTTCAAGCAAGGCAATCTGCATAAAAAAGTTGAAAAGCTGCGCGTGGAGCTGGATTCTATTCAGCTTCTTATTGATCGGGATCCAGCTAATGCGGATTTACGAGTTTCTGAGACTTCGATCAGTCGTCAGCTCCAAGAGGCTTCGTTAGATGAGGAACGATTTCTGAAACAAAAGTCAAAAGTTGATTGGTTGAGTGCGGGGGATATGAACTCGGCATTTTTTCATTCATCGCTGAAAATCAGAAATCATGTTAGTCGGATTGAGGTGATCAAAGATTCGGCAGGCAATCTTTTTGAAGGAGATAACGTTTATAAACCGTTTGTTCAGCATTACGAAAATTTTTTTGGGTCTCAAGGCGATATTTCTCTTACTCCGGCTCCGGATTTATTTTCTAAAGTCCTTGCTCCTCAGGTTGCTACTCATATGATTCGACAAGTTACGGCGGAAGAGGTGAAAAAGGCCATGTTTTCTATTGGTATCGATAAAGCGCCTGGTCCTGATGGGTATACAGCAGCGTTTTTTAAAAGTGCCTGGCCTATTGTTGGTAATGATATTACTTGTGCTATTGTTGATTTTTTTGAGACAGGAAACCTTCTTCGGGAATTGAACCACACGAATATTGTGCTCATTCCGAAAATTCCTACTCCTTCAGCTGTCATTGACTATCGTCCAATTGCGTGCTGTAATGTGTTATACAAGTGTATCAGTAAAATTGTGGCTGACAGAATAAAAAATGCTCTAAATGACATCGTAAGCATTAATCAATCAGCGTTTGTTCCAGGACGAAGAATATCGGATAATATTATGCTGACCCaagaattaatgcataattatcatagaCATTCGGGCCCTCCAAGATGTGCCTTTAAAGTTGATATCCAGAAAGCTTATGACACGGTTGACTGGGGTTTTCTAAGAAATGCTTTGCTTGGGTTTGGGTTTCATCGGAAGATGGTTGATTGGATTACGGTGTGTGTCTCGACTGCCTCTTTTTCTATATGTGTCAATGGGTCAGGTCATGGCTTCTTTAAGGGCAAACGATGGTTACGGCATGGGGATCCAGTTTCTCCTTACCTCTTCACTTTGGTTATGGAGGTTCTAACTTCCATTCTTCATCATGCTGTCCGTATCGATTCTTCTTTTAAATTTCATAATAAATGCGAAAAACAGCAGATTATCAATCTTTGTTTTGCCGATGATTTGTTCCTGTTTGCTAGAGGAGAAGTCAACTCGGCTCGGTGTATTATGACATCTCTCTCAAAGTTCACTAAGATGTCGGGGCTAGTGCCTAGTAATCAAAAAAGTACCATTTTCTTCTGCAATGTTAGTAACCATGTAAAAGAAGCTATTCTGGAGCTCATGCCTTTTGTGGAAGGAAAATTTCCAGTCAGATATTTAGGGGTCCCCTTAATCTCTTCTAGGCTTGGTTATAATGATTGTCGAGTGCTTGTGGAAAGACTAGAGAAGCGTATAACACATTGGAGGAACAAGTTACTGTCTTTTGCGGGTAGGCTTCAGCTTATTGTTTCGGTTCTCTCGTCCATGCACATCTATTGGTCTTCTGTTTTTATGCTTCCGGCTAGGATCATTAATGAGCTTGAAGCTTGTATGCGTAACTTCTTATGGTCCCAGGAGAGCTCGTTTTCTAAAGGCAAATCTAAGGTTTCTTGGAAGGCTGTTTGCACGCCAAAGTATGAAGGAGGTTTGGGCATTAGACGCATTGGGGATATGAACAAGGCTCTTATGTTTAATCACATTTGGAGCATTGTTTCGAAGTGGGATTCTCTATGGGTTGAATGGGTGTATAGCTACCGTCTTAAAGGCAAGAGTTTCTGGGTGTGTAAAACCCCTTCTAATTGCT GTCCGCTCGGTAACTTTATTTCGCCAAGAAACATTTCTGATGCTGATTTTACGCTGGATGATACTGTGGCTAACATTTACTCTCATGGTTCTTGGTCTTGGCCTATGGCTTGGAGAGATTTATTTCCGGTTCTCATCCAATTAGATCAGCTTCATTTGAATCCGACAAAACCTGATAGACTGTTATGGAGAGATGGCACTGATAAATTTGATTTTTCTTCTTCGGGTGTTTGGCATTCAATTCGTCACAAAGATCCTGAAGTAAATTGGTGCAATATTGTTTGGTTCTCGCAGTGTATTCCTAGGCATGCGTTTATGATGTGGTTGGTAATGAAAGGTAAACTCTTGACTCAAGATAAAATTTTAAATTGGGAGTTGTCGCGGAGGAAGAATATGAATATGATGTGCTGCCTGTTATGTTACAAAAACTTTGACTCTCATGCGCATTTATTCTTTGAATGCGAGTACTCGTCTCAAGTGTGGCTGATTATTCGAAACAAGGTGGGTATGTCTACGGTCAGACCGATATGGGCTGATATTGTTGATTGGTTGCTGGCTCGAGCTCGGTCTAAAGCGGCAGGGTTTTTTGTTGCTAAAATTTTGGTGGCTGCTGCTTTATGTTTCGTTTGGCAAGAAAGAAATGCTAGATTATTTAAAAACCAGTTGAGGCCTCCTGAGAAAATCGGTGAAATTATATTATCAACGGTTAGGTACAAGCTGATGGGAGCCAAGCTCAAGAGTACTACAAGAGTGCGAAGATTGTTAGAAGATTGGGAGATTCACAAGGGAAACGTGGACGATGATGGTGGCTGA